The Porphyrobacter sp. HT-58-2 genome has a window encoding:
- a CDS encoding aminotransferase class V-fold PLP-dependent enzyme, translating to MEEGFAIWANPSSPHAEGRRARAALEDARERVKRALGWQGEVIFTSGASEALWIALNRAKVERRIVSAVEHDAVFRAAPDAEVVPVIDGEVDSNTLPDCANALVAVQHVNSETGTILLPFVCNTLLEAVRERGGLLLVDCSQSAGKVALPEADMIVVSAHKFGGPIGIGALLVRDFNLLDPVGGHERGYRQGTENLPGVLGMAAALEAGGLESWATKVEQHFDFKNALFRHGEVIAHGIQCSHIIAVAHPTMSAQALLIRLDAMGFAVSAGSACSSGTLKKSRVLDAFGVPDDVAARTIRVSMGWSTTPEELERFAEVWASLC from the coding sequence ATGGAGGAGGGTTTTGCCATCTGGGCGAACCCCTCGTCACCCCACGCCGAAGGCCGCCGCGCCCGCGCCGCGCTGGAGGATGCGCGCGAGCGGGTGAAGCGGGCTCTCGGCTGGCAGGGTGAAGTGATCTTCACCAGCGGCGCGAGTGAGGCCCTGTGGATCGCGCTCAACCGGGCGAAGGTGGAGCGGCGGATTGTCAGCGCGGTCGAGCATGACGCGGTGTTTAGAGCCGCGCCGGATGCTGAGGTGGTGCCGGTGATCGATGGCGAGGTCGATTCCAACACGCTCCCCGATTGCGCGAACGCGCTCGTCGCAGTGCAGCACGTCAATTCGGAAACCGGAACGATCTTGCTGCCCTTCGTGTGCAACACCCTGCTCGAAGCCGTCCGGGAGCGCGGTGGGCTGCTGCTCGTCGATTGCTCCCAAAGCGCCGGTAAGGTTGCGCTTCCCGAAGCCGATATGATTGTGGTCAGCGCACACAAGTTCGGCGGGCCGATTGGGATTGGCGCTCTTTTGGTGCGGGACTTCAACCTGCTCGACCCCGTAGGCGGGCATGAGCGCGGCTACCGGCAGGGGACCGAAAACCTGCCTGGAGTGCTCGGCATGGCGGCGGCTCTGGAAGCGGGCGGGCTGGAAAGTTGGGCAACGAAGGTCGAACAGCATTTCGACTTCAAGAACGCTCTGTTCCGGCACGGCGAAGTGATTGCCCACGGCATTCAATGCTCGCACATCATCGCCGTCGCTCACCCCACTATGTCCGCCCAAGCCCTCCTCATCCGCCTCGACGCCATGGGCTTTGCCGTCTCGGCGGGGAGCGCCTGTTCCTCAGGCACCTTGAAGAAAAGCCGGGTGCTCGATGCCTTCGGGGTGCCCGATGATGTCGCCGCGCGCACGATCCGGGTGAGCATGGGGTGGTCGACCACGCCCGAGGAGCTGGAGCGGTTTGCGGAAGTCTGGGCTTCGTTATGTTGA
- a CDS encoding cysteine desulfurase family protein: MIYLDYQATTPLAPEAREAMLRWLGGPDSDTFGNPHSPHRMGRMAAAAVETARERVGALLPPGGKVIFTSGATEAINMVLQGTPGDVITFATEHAAVLDCARAVAAQGRRFTVLPVMPDGRADVDALKAAITSQTGLVAVMAINNEIGVRNPLSQVVACARQMGARVLVDAVQAYARVPVEAAADYIAISAHKCHGPKGIGALWIGPDSRPPLALVHGGGQEASLRSGTLSPALCAGFGAAAQVAEEGLAEQMFHVEHLWNVARAAFAGWELNGSVIDRWHGNLNIRRDGLDVGRLMSDCRNVMFSAGSACASGSGRPSHVLKAIGLTDLEAKSSIRLGFGRYTSVADIETAAAMINAAVKEQGL; this comes from the coding sequence ATGATCTACCTCGATTACCAGGCCACCACCCCCCTCGCGCCCGAAGCGCGCGAGGCGATGTTGCGCTGGCTCGGCGGACCAGACAGCGACACCTTCGGCAATCCCCACTCGCCCCACCGCATGGGCCGCATGGCCGCCGCCGCGGTGGAGACCGCGCGTGAACGGGTCGGGGCGTTGCTGCCGCCTGGAGGCAAGGTGATCTTCACCTCCGGCGCGACCGAGGCGATCAACATGGTGCTGCAAGGCACTCCGGGCGACGTCATCACCTTCGCCACCGAACACGCCGCCGTGCTCGATTGCGCCCGCGCGGTCGCGGCGCAGGGGCGGCGCTTTACCGTTTTGCCCGTGATGCCGGATGGCCGCGCCGATGTGGACGCGCTCAAAGCTGCAATCACGTCGCAGACGGGCCTCGTCGCGGTAATGGCGATCAATAACGAGATTGGGGTGCGCAATCCCCTCTCACAGGTTGTTGCTTGCGCGCGTCAGATGGGGGCCAGGGTGCTGGTCGATGCCGTCCAGGCCTATGCCAGGGTGCCTGTAGAAGCGGCTGCGGACTACATCGCGATCTCTGCGCACAAGTGCCACGGGCCGAAGGGGATCGGGGCCTTGTGGATCGGGCCGGATTCCAGACCCCCGCTCGCCCTTGTTCACGGGGGCGGACAAGAGGCCAGCTTGCGGTCAGGCACCCTCTCGCCTGCCCTTTGCGCGGGGTTCGGCGCGGCGGCGCAGGTGGCCGAAGAAGGGTTGGCGGAGCAAATGTTTCACGTGGAACATTTATGGAACGTAGCGCGGGCAGCTTTCGCCGGGTGGGAATTGAACGGCAGCGTGATCGACCGCTGGCACGGCAATCTCAATATTCGGCGTGATGGCCTGGACGTTGGACGGCTGATGAGCGACTGCCGCAACGTGATGTTTTCGGCCGGTTCTGCCTGTGCCAGCGGGTCAGGTCGGCCGAGCCATGTGCTGAAGGCGATCGGCTTGACCGATCTTGAGGCAAAGTCCTCTATCCGCCTCGGATTCGGGCGCTATACGAGCGTGGCCGACATCGAAACCGCTGCCGCCATGATCAATGCTGCCGTGAAGGAACAGGGCCTGTGA